From a single Salmo salar chromosome ssa22, Ssal_v3.1, whole genome shotgun sequence genomic region:
- the LOC106583056 gene encoding olfactory receptor class A-like protein 4: MPELKELEPVGVGLGVNRYPFQNALYIIFVLLGIVGNATVVGVISESVFKDPSGGRNSDIILINMALSNLLLSLLRNILLVISDLGLELNTSRDGCHVLMGVWVWLRSVNVWSTLFLSAFHFQTLRRVAPPSRTVHGPRRPPKTLLISLGLIWYLNLIYAIPAHIYSTKGNKNSTETLMLVSSTTRPLLGCVWNFPSSYDTLAYTTTSMVIHEILPVILMAITNLGSLYTLYTHGRTRNPAHMTQDAPVIKRIPAERRAAKVILALTILFIVSWGTSIISINYLNYYKGSSATFLPVIARFANSIFIAISPIVLALGHRRLRAVIKSFLTH, translated from the exons ATGCCGGAGTTGAAAGAGTTGGAGCCAGTGGGTGTGGGTCTCGGTGTCAACAGGTATCCCTTCCAGAACGCCCTCTACATAATCTTTGTCCTGCTGGGTATTGTGGGTAACGCCACGGTGGTTGGTGTAATTAGTGAGAGCGTATTCAAAGACCCCAGCGGAGGACGTAACTCAGACATAATCCTGATAAACATGGCCCTCTCCAACCTGCTCCTTTCTCTGCTGAGGAACATCCTGCTGGTCATCTCTGACCTGGGGCTGGAG ctgaacACTTCCAGAgatgggtgtcacgtcctgatggGGGTGTGGGTGTGGCTTCGCTCAGTCAACGTGTGGTCAACACTCTTCCTCAGTGCTTTCCACTTCCAGACACTGAGGCGCGTGGCCCCTCCCTCACGGACTGTTCACGGGCCCCGCAGACCCCCCAAGACCCTTCTGATTAGCCTGGGCCTCATCTGGTATCTCAACCTGATCTATGCTATACCTGCACACATCTACTCTACCAAGGGGAACAAGAACAGCACAGAG aCCCTGATGTTGGTCAGCAGCACCACGCGCCCCCTGCTGGGCTGTGTGTGGAACTTCCCATCCAGCTACGATACCCTGGcctacaccaccacctccatggtGATCCACGAGATCCTGCCTGTCATCCTGATGGCCATCACCAACCTGGGCtccctctacacactctacacccaCGGCAGGACCCGTAACCCAGCACACATGACCCAGGACGCGCCCGTCATCAAGAGGATACCGGCTGAGAGACGGGCTGCCAAG GTGATTCTAGCCCTCACCATCCTCTTCATTGTGTCTTGGGGAACTAGCATCATCTCTATCAACTACTTAAACTACTATAAAGGATCTTCAGCCACGTTTCTCCCGGTTATAGCTCGCTTTGCCAACAGCATCTTCATCGCCATTTCGCCCATCGTGCTGGCACTGGGTCACCGGCGGCTGCGTGCTGTCATTAAGTCTTTTCTTACTCACTGA